Proteins found in one Triticum urartu cultivar G1812 chromosome 4, Tu2.1, whole genome shotgun sequence genomic segment:
- the LOC125553335 gene encoding AT-hook motif nuclear-localized protein 20-like encodes MANRWWDEGRLTEAPPASGLASNHNQQQQLEDAMAAPKVDGESSHSGGGSGQEQDDEPKEGAVVVPANRRPRGRPPGSKNKPKPPIFVTRDSPNALRSHVMEVAGGADVAESIAHFSRRRQRGVCVLSGAGTVADVALRQPSAPGAVVALRGRFEILSLTGTFLPGPSPPGSTGLTVYLAGGQGQVVGGSVVGALTAAGPVMVIASTFANATYERLPLDDAEEDHHQLEAARRHGAPGAGAPLPPMMAGDPSAAGMPMYGVPPNLMPGGGGHAAPEWAAHARPPY; translated from the coding sequence ATGGCCAACAGGTGGTGGGACGAAGGCCGGCTGACGGAGGCGCCGCCTGCATCAGGCCTCGCCAGCAACCAcaaccagcagcagcagctggaGGACGCCATGGCGGCGCCCAAGGTGGACGGGGAGAGCAGCCACAGCGGCGGAGGGAGCGGGCAGGAGCAGGACGACGAGCCCAAGGAGGGCGCGGTGGTGGTGCCGGCCAACCGGCGCCCGCGCGGCCGCCCCCCGGGCTCCAAGAACAAGCCCAAGCCGCCCATCTTCGTCACGCGCGACAGCCCCAACGCGCTGCGCAGCCACGTCATGGAGGTGGCCGGCGGCGCCGACGTCGCCGAGTCCATCGCCCACTTCTCCCGCCGCAGGCAGCGCGGCGTCTGCGTGCTCAGCGGCGCCGGCACCGTCGCCGACGTCGCCCTGCGCCAGCCCTCCGCTCCTGGCGCCGTCGTCGCTCTCCGCGGAAGATTCGAGATACTCTCCCTCACCGGCACCTTCCTCCCCGGGCCCTCACCGCCGGGCTCCACGGGCCTCACCGTCTACCTCGCAGGCGGCCAGGGCCAGGTGGTCGGGGGCAGCGTCGTGGGCGCGCTCACCGCGGCTGGGCCCGTCATGGTGATCGCGTCCACCTTCGCCAACGCCACCTACGAGCGGCTGCCGCTGGACGACGCCGAGGAGGATCACCACCAGCTGGAGGCCGCCCGCAGGCACGGCGCCCCCGGCGCAGGTGCTCCTCTTCCTCCTATGATGGCCGGCGACCCCTCCGCGGCGGGGATGCCGATGTACGGCGTGCCGCCGAACCTGATGCCGGGAGGTGGCGGGCACGCGGCGCCGGAATGGGCGGCGCATGCACGGCCGCCCTACTAG